A window from Theropithecus gelada isolate Dixy chromosome 1, Tgel_1.0, whole genome shotgun sequence encodes these proteins:
- the SELE gene encoding E-selectin gives MIASQFLSALTLVLLIKESGAWSYNTSTEAMTYDEASAYCQQRYTHLVAIQNKEEIEYLNSILSYSPSYYWIGIRKVNNVWVWVGTQKPLTEEAKNWAPGEPNNRQKDEDCVEIYIKRDKDVGMWNDERCSKKKLALCYTAACTNTSCSGHGECVETINNYTCKCDPGFSGLECEQIVNCTALESPEHGSLVCSHPLGNFSYSSSCSVSCDRGYLPSSVETTQCMSSGEWSAPIPACKVVECDAVTNPANGFVECFQNPGSFPWNTTCTFDCEEGFELMGAQSLQCISSGNWDNEKPTCKAVTCRAIRQPQNGSVRCSHSPAGEFTFKSSCSFTCEEGFMLQGAAQVECTTQGQWTQQVPVCEAFQCTALSNPERGYMNCLPSASGSFRNGSSCEFSCEQGFVLKGSKRLQCGPTGEWDNEKPTCEAVRCDAVHQPQRGLVRCAHSPIGEFTYKSSCAFSCEEGFELHGSTQLECTSQGQWTEEVPSCQVVKCSSLAVLEKINTSCSGEPVFGTVCNFACPEGWRLNGSAAMTCGATGHWSGMLPTCEAPTESNTPLVAGLSAAGLSLLTLAPFLLWLRKCFRKAKKFVPASSCQSLESDGSYQKPSYIL, from the exons ATGATTGCTTCACAGTTTCTCTCGGCTCTCACTTTGG TGCTTCTCATTAAAGAGAGTGGAGCCTGGTCTTACAACACCTCCACGGAAGCTATGACTTATGATGAGGCCAGTGCTTATTGCCAGCAAAGGTACACGCATCTGGTTGCAATTCAAAACAAAGAAGAGATTGAGTACCTAAACTCCATATTGAGCTATTCACCAAGTTATTACTGGATTGGAATCAGAAAAGTCAACAATGTGTGGGTCTGGGTAGGAACCCAGAAACCTCTGACGGAAGAAGCCAAGAACTGGGCTCCAGGTGAACCCAACAATAGGCAAAAAGATGAGGACTGCGTGGAGATCTACATCAAGAGAGACAAAGATGTGGGCATGTGGAATGACGAGCGGTGCAGCAAGAAGAAGCTTGCCCTGTGCTACACAG CTGCCTGCACCAATACCTCCTGCAGTGGCCACGGTGAATGTGTAGAGACCATCAATAATTACACTTGCAAGTGTGACCCTGGCTTCAGTGGACTCGAGTGTGAGCAAA TTGTGAACTGTACAGCCCTAGAATCCCCGGAGCATGGAAGCCTGGTTTGCAGTCACCCACTGGGAAACTTCAGCTACAGTTCTTCCTGCTCTGTCAGCTGTGATAGGGGCTACCTGCCAAGCAGCGTGGAGACCACGCAGTGTATGTCCTCTGGAGAATGGAGTGCTCCTATTCCAGCCTGCAAGG TGGTTGAGTGTGATGCTGTGACAAATCCAGCCAATGGGTTTGTGGAATGTTTCCAAAACCCTGGAAGTTTCCCATGGAACACAACCTGTACATTTGACTGTGAAGAAGGATTTGAACTAATGGGAGCCCAGAGCCTTCAGTGTATCTCATCTGGGAATTGGGACAACGAGAAGCCAACGTGTAAAG CCGTGACATGCAGGGCCATCCGCCAGCCTCAGAATGGCTCTGTGAGGTGCAGCCATTCCCCTGCTGGAGAGTTCACCTTCAAATCATCCTGCAGCTTCACCTGTGAAGAAGGCTTCATGTTGCAAGGAGCAGCCCAGGTTGAATGCACCACTCAAGGGCAGTGGACACAGCAAGTCCCAGTTTGCGAAG CTTTCCAGTGCACAGCCTTGTCCAACCCCGAGCGCGGCTACATGAATTGTCTTCCTAGTGCTTCTGGCAGTTTCCGTAATGGGTCCAGCTGTGAGTTTTCCTGTGAGCAAGGATTTGTGTTGAAGGGATCCAAAAGGCTCCAATGTGGCCCCACAGGGGAGTGGGACAACGAGAAGCCCACATGTGAAG CTGTGAGATGTGATGCTGTCCACCAGCCCCAGAGGGgcttggtgaggtgtgctcaTTCTCCTATTGGAGAATTCACCTACAAGTCCTCTTGTGCCTTCAGCTGTGAGGAAGGATTTGAATTACATGGATCAACTCAACTTGAGTGCACATCTCAGGGACAATGGACAGAAGAGGTTCCTTCCTGCCAAG TGGTAAAATGTTCAAGCCTGGCAGTTCTGGAAAAGATCAACACGAGCTGCAGTGGGGAGCCCGTGTTTGGCACTGTGTGCAACTTTGCATGTCCTGAAGGATGGAGGCTCAATGGCTCTGCAGCAATGACATGTGGTGCCACAGGACACTGGTCTGGGATGCTGCCTACCTGTGAAG CTCCCACTGAGTCCAACACTCCCTTGGTAGCTGGACTTTCTGCTGCTGGACTCTCCCTCCTGACATTAGCTCCATTTCTCCTCTGGCTTCGGAAATGCTTTCGGAAAG cAAAGAAATTTGTTCCTGCCAG CAGCTGCCAAAGTCTTGAATCAGATGGAAGCTACCAAAAGCCTTCTTACATCCTTTAA